A portion of the Shewanella sp. SNU WT4 genome contains these proteins:
- the speA gene encoding biosynthetic arginine decarboxylase: MKEWSIEDARAGYNVAHWSQGFYGIDDDGEVTVSPDPAQPLNSIGLNKLARDMVKAGVSLPVLVRFPQILHHRVHSLCQAFNQAIAKYSYQNDYLLVYPIKVNQQQTVVEEILASQKTNAVPQLGLEAGSKPELMAVLAMAQKASSVIVCNGYKDSEYIRLALIGEKLGHKVYIVLEKMSELTMVMAEAAKLGVTPRLGLRARLAFQGKGKWQASGGEKSKFGLSAAQILSVIDELKQANMLDCLQLLHFHLGSQMSNIRDIRQGVSEAARFYCELRKLGAEIDCFDVGGGLAVDYDGTRSQSNNSMNYGLAEYANNIVNVLFDMCTEYDQPMPRIISESGRHLTAHHAVLISDVIGTEAYTPERVIAPSDEAPQLLHNMWQSWNEISARADSRALIEIYHDSQHDLAEAQSLFAMGQLSLAERAWAEQMNLRVSYELQQLLSTKNRFHRPIIDELNERLADKFFVNFSLFQSLPDAWGIDQVFPVLPLSGLDKYPERRAVMLDITCDSDGIVDQYVDGQGIESTLPVPKWKADSPYLLGFFMVGAYQEILGDMHNLFGDTNSAVVWVEDGGKANIESVLAGDTVADVLRYVNLDAVEFMRTYEELVHQHIAEDERALILEELQAGLEGYTYLEDL; the protein is encoded by the coding sequence ATGAAAGAATGGTCGATTGAAGATGCTCGTGCTGGGTATAACGTTGCACATTGGAGCCAAGGTTTTTATGGGATTGATGATGACGGTGAAGTGACCGTTTCTCCAGATCCGGCCCAACCCCTTAACAGTATTGGTTTGAACAAGCTTGCTCGCGATATGGTTAAAGCTGGGGTGTCGTTACCGGTACTAGTGCGTTTTCCACAAATATTGCACCACAGAGTGCATAGCTTGTGTCAGGCTTTTAACCAAGCCATCGCCAAGTACAGTTATCAAAATGATTATTTGCTGGTTTATCCGATTAAAGTTAACCAGCAGCAAACGGTTGTTGAAGAAATTCTGGCCAGCCAGAAAACCAATGCGGTACCGCAATTAGGCTTAGAGGCGGGTAGTAAGCCTGAGCTAATGGCAGTATTAGCTATGGCGCAAAAAGCGAGCTCAGTCATTGTTTGTAACGGTTATAAAGATAGTGAATACATCCGTTTAGCTTTGATTGGCGAGAAATTAGGCCATAAGGTTTATATCGTTCTGGAGAAAATGTCAGAACTGACCATGGTGATGGCTGAAGCTGCCAAATTGGGCGTGACACCGCGCTTAGGTTTACGTGCGCGTTTGGCATTCCAAGGCAAGGGCAAGTGGCAGGCCAGTGGCGGTGAAAAATCAAAATTTGGTTTATCAGCGGCGCAAATTTTGTCAGTGATTGACGAGCTCAAGCAAGCCAATATGCTCGATTGTTTGCAATTGCTGCATTTCCACTTGGGATCGCAGATGTCTAACATTCGTGATATCCGCCAAGGGGTGAGTGAAGCGGCACGTTTTTACTGCGAGCTGCGTAAGTTAGGTGCTGAGATTGATTGTTTCGATGTCGGCGGTGGTTTAGCTGTGGACTATGATGGTACTCGTAGCCAGTCTAATAACTCAATGAACTATGGCTTAGCCGAATACGCTAACAACATAGTCAATGTGTTATTTGATATGTGTACCGAATATGATCAGCCAATGCCGCGGATCATTTCTGAATCTGGTCGCCATTTAACGGCTCATCATGCGGTATTAATCTCAGATGTGATTGGCACTGAAGCCTACACCCCTGAGCGAGTAATAGCGCCAAGCGATGAAGCGCCGCAGCTATTGCACAACATGTGGCAATCATGGAATGAAATCAGTGCTCGCGCCGATTCGCGCGCCTTGATTGAAATTTATCATGACAGCCAACATGACTTAGCTGAAGCGCAGTCATTATTTGCCATGGGGCAACTATCACTGGCCGAGCGAGCTTGGGCTGAGCAAATGAACTTACGCGTAAGTTATGAGTTGCAGCAATTACTGAGCACTAAAAACCGTTTCCATCGGCCAATCATTGATGAATTAAATGAAAGATTAGCGGATAAGTTTTTTGTTAATTTCTCATTATTCCAATCATTACCGGATGCTTGGGGCATAGATCAAGTTTTCCCTGTGCTGCCATTGTCAGGACTCGATAAATATCCTGAGCGCCGCGCTGTGATGCTCGATATTACTTGTGACTCAGATGGTATTGTTGATCAGTATGTCGATGGTCAAGGTATCGAATCTACCTTACCTGTGCCTAAGTGGAAGGCAGATAGCCCATACTTATTAGGCTTCTTTATGGTGGGCGCTTATCAAGAGATTTTAGGCGATATGCATAATCTCTTTGGTGACACTAACTCAGCAGTCGTGTGGGTTGAAGATGGCGGTAAAGCCAATATTGAATCGGTTCTGGCGGGTGACACAGTCGCTGACGTACTTAGGTATGTGAACTTAGATGCGGTTGAGTTTATGCGCACCTATGAAGAACTGGTGCATCAACATATCGCTGAAGATGAACGCGCGCTGATTTTAGAAGAGTTGCAGGCGGGTCTAGAAGGTTATACCTACCTTGAGGACTTATAA
- the speB gene encoding agmatinase, with amino-acid sequence MTTIAEKPDYSLFSNAFGYLRQPLDFRPLESDADVVVIGLPFDMATTGRSGGRMGPRAIRNASTNLAWEEKRWPWNFRLADFVKIVDAGDLVYNCGDAEDFTARVEAFATKVLESGKSLLSFGGDHFVTLPLLRAHHKVHGTMALLHFDAHTDTYSQGSKYDHGTMFFHAPNEGLVDPAHSVQVGIRTEYNPEGHGYQVIDAATANELSSDEIVRQIRERVGDMPLYVTFDIDCLDPCYAPGTGTPVIGGMTSDKALKIIRGLRGMNIVGMDVVEVAPAYDSAEITALAGATLGLEMLHVWADGKGLIK; translated from the coding sequence ATGACCACTATTGCAGAAAAACCAGATTATTCATTGTTTTCCAATGCATTTGGTTACTTACGTCAACCGTTAGATTTTAGACCTTTAGAAAGCGATGCTGACGTTGTCGTGATTGGTTTACCATTTGATATGGCAACGACTGGCCGCAGTGGCGGACGTATGGGTCCTCGCGCCATCAGAAACGCATCAACCAACTTAGCTTGGGAAGAAAAGCGTTGGCCTTGGAACTTCCGTTTAGCGGATTTCGTAAAAATTGTTGATGCTGGTGATTTAGTTTACAACTGCGGCGATGCTGAAGACTTTACTGCTCGTGTTGAAGCATTCGCAACAAAAGTGCTGGAATCAGGCAAGAGCTTATTAAGCTTTGGTGGCGATCACTTTGTGACTTTACCTCTGCTGCGCGCTCATCATAAAGTCCATGGCACTATGGCATTACTGCATTTTGATGCGCATACCGATACTTATAGCCAAGGCAGTAAGTATGATCACGGCACTATGTTCTTCCATGCACCGAATGAAGGCTTAGTTGACCCTGCGCATTCAGTGCAAGTAGGTATTCGTACTGAATATAACCCAGAAGGTCATGGTTATCAGGTTATCGATGCTGCAACTGCCAATGAACTCAGCAGTGATGAGATAGTTCGTCAAATTCGCGAGCGTGTGGGCGATATGCCACTGTACGTTACTTTTGATATCGATTGTCTCGATCCTTGTTATGCACCAGGCACTGGTACTCCAGTGATTGGCGGCATGACGTCAGACAAAGCGCTCAAAATCATTCGTGGTTTACGCGGCATGAATATCGTGGGTATGGACGTAGTGGAAGTTGCTCCTGCTTATGACAGTGCTGAAATCACAGCCTTAGCTGGCGCGACCTTAGGCCTGGAAATGCTGCACGTTTGGGCTGACGGTAAAGGCTTAATCAAATAA
- the pdxH gene encoding pyridoxamine 5'-phosphate oxidase has protein sequence MTDLTHVRREYLKAGLRRKDLPNDPMALFELWMTQAAEANLSDPTAMVVATVDANGQPWQRIVLLKRFDEQGFIFFTNLGSRKAAQLADNSHISLLFPWHMLERQVAVSGIAEPLSTNDVLSYFVNRPKDSQIAAWVSKQSSPISARGILEAKFLEMKQKFANGEVPLPSFWGGYRVKAASIEFWQGGANRLHDRFLYQRSAVTEPWQIERLAP, from the coding sequence ATGACTGATTTAACCCATGTAAGGCGTGAATACCTCAAGGCTGGATTAAGGCGCAAAGATCTCCCTAATGATCCTATGGCGTTATTTGAGTTGTGGATGACGCAAGCCGCTGAGGCTAATTTATCCGACCCAACCGCTATGGTGGTGGCAACTGTGGATGCCAATGGTCAGCCATGGCAGCGTATAGTGTTATTAAAGCGCTTTGATGAGCAAGGCTTTATCTTTTTTACTAATTTAGGTAGCCGCAAAGCCGCGCAATTGGCTGACAATAGCCACATTAGTTTACTGTTCCCTTGGCACATGCTAGAGCGTCAAGTCGCAGTCTCAGGCATTGCCGAGCCATTATCAACTAACGATGTGCTGAGTTATTTTGTCAATCGTCCAAAAGACAGCCAAATTGCCGCTTGGGTTTCTAAGCAATCTTCGCCCATTAGTGCGCGCGGGATCCTTGAAGCTAAATTTCTAGAAATGAAGCAAAAGTTTGCTAATGGTGAAGTGCCATTACCGAGTTTTTGGGGCGGATATAGAGTTAAAGCCGCTTCCATTGAATTTTGGCAGGGCGGGGCGAATCGACTGCACGATCGCTTCCTTTACCAACGAAGCGCGGTAACAGAGCCATGGCAGATTGAACGTTTAGCGCCTTAA
- a CDS encoding DUF3802 family protein, with product MVTETEAYSSLINYLSDNLALFSQSSANTTVDTPTVMAIFEDQLAVQIIQVCGQNPQLRAADRNQIIKEVDAVMFDLEEVLGAVGQRPVTSEQLTFIHELTGLMKNIFDITINDIVSKYSQAG from the coding sequence ATGGTGACAGAAACTGAAGCTTATTCATCGCTCATTAATTATCTCTCTGACAACTTAGCTTTGTTTAGCCAGTCTAGCGCTAATACAACGGTAGATACTCCGACCGTGATGGCTATTTTCGAAGATCAATTAGCCGTACAAATCATTCAAGTGTGTGGCCAAAACCCGCAGCTGCGCGCCGCCGATCGTAATCAAATTATTAAAGAAGTTGATGCTGTGATGTTTGACTTAGAAGAAGTGTTAGGCGCTGTCGGTCAGCGACCTGTGACCTCAGAGCAATTGACGTTTATTCATGAATTAACTGGCTTAATGAAAAATATCTTTGATATAACAATTAATGACATAGTCAGTAAATATTCACAGGCAGGTTAA
- a CDS encoding STAS/SEC14 domain-containing protein: protein MLTTISGFDHDVIAYRVNQQLTHVDMSETMIPAIERLLQDHASVRLWLEFGHDFTGFSLKALWSETCFSLLHLDDFSKIVILADTKEMNAGIISLWTISSCPFKVFALSQSEQAKGWFTQVA from the coding sequence ATGCTAACGACAATTTCAGGGTTTGATCATGATGTTATTGCTTATCGAGTCAATCAGCAGCTCACTCATGTGGATATGAGTGAGACTATGATCCCTGCCATTGAGCGCTTATTGCAAGATCACGCAAGCGTACGTTTATGGCTTGAGTTTGGTCATGATTTTACGGGTTTTAGCCTTAAAGCCTTATGGAGTGAGACTTGCTTTAGCTTGCTGCATCTTGATGATTTTTCCAAAATTGTAATCCTAGCGGATACCAAAGAAATGAATGCTGGGATTATTAGTTTATGGACTATTAGCAGTTGTCCTTTTAAAGTGTTCGCCTTGAGTCAATCTGAACAGGCTAAGGGGTGGTTTACCCAAGTAGCCTAA
- a CDS encoding RimK/LysX family protein: protein MRRLFVLIIVLFSTQVFAYSKPVLGPSEVFHIGDSSLPFTARIDTGASNSSLHAVNLNVVGGAADNKQQDIGKFIRFTTEDNHGQSVELTAKIVDIATVKNAQGTESRYMVALPVGFGRDIRTVNVNLRDRSHMDYKLLIGRNWVKGHYLVDVDEKPVIGAKANISVLESDLVYLARIDTGAVETSLHATNIHIAAEDTKDMRNNIGKEIRFTTSNEAGQEAVVTTKIVDTSLIRNSQGSEVRYMVDLSLGEPGLEYKVRVNLRDRTKMSQKLLIGRNWLSGHYVVDVERHK, encoded by the coding sequence ATGAGACGTTTGTTTGTACTCATTATTGTTTTATTTTCTACCCAAGTTTTTGCTTATTCCAAACCTGTCCTTGGACCATCAGAAGTGTTTCACATCGGCGATTCGTCGTTGCCTTTTACTGCGCGCATTGATACTGGCGCGTCGAATTCATCACTCCATGCCGTTAATCTGAACGTTGTTGGCGGCGCTGCAGACAATAAACAGCAAGACATAGGTAAGTTTATTCGTTTTACTACGGAGGATAATCACGGCCAGTCCGTTGAGTTAACCGCCAAAATTGTCGATATAGCCACGGTCAAAAATGCCCAAGGAACAGAAAGCCGCTACATGGTGGCATTGCCAGTCGGCTTTGGTCGTGACATCCGCACTGTTAATGTCAATCTTAGGGATCGCAGCCATATGGATTATAAGCTCTTGATTGGTCGCAATTGGGTTAAGGGTCACTATTTAGTCGATGTGGATGAGAAGCCCGTCATTGGCGCTAAAGCAAACATCTCAGTACTGGAGTCAGATCTCGTGTATCTGGCGCGCATTGATACTGGCGCGGTAGAAACGTCTTTGCATGCGACCAATATTCACATAGCGGCAGAAGATACTAAGGATATGCGAAATAACATAGGCAAGGAAATTCGCTTCACCACCAGTAATGAAGCGGGGCAAGAGGCCGTAGTGACCACCAAAATCGTGGATACCTCGTTAATTCGTAACTCCCAAGGCTCAGAAGTGCGCTACATGGTGGACTTGAGCTTAGGGGAACCAGGGCTTGAGTACAAAGTGCGAGTGAATCTAAGAGACCGAACTAAGATGAGCCAAAAACTCCTTATCGGTCGCAATTGGCTCTCTGGGCATTATGTGGTCGATGTCGAGCGCCATAAGTGA
- a CDS encoding PAS domain-containing protein — translation MTMPHQSFKRFWQQNIAVKLTAIQALVALFIIATTLWVLLGIAQNNQNNQLERQNLQLGHLVVSELNSVTFQISALVQMMATTAEIYQQQPQTLAISVPALLSMESQQTLIVGGGIWPAQRSENNNSLFFARNSANKLLINNDYNQKNAKDYRQEPWYLAASLLPRGKVYWSQSYLDPHTLEPMVTASAPIWSHHQLLGVASVDLSLQGLSKYLNQQLKHQSGYVLIADNFQHILAKPLGLTELAKQATNLTELSQALPQYQSLLNRINHVHTRLMAATIPLDDQALFDKTFKHFPAEQRQILSHRLAWHLNATAPSSLPLAQFEQDDPLFNDKSNVSILMMPNTYWQVITFTPNSLLAGNARHIVDQVGIYLILIQIIALISLFVALNKVLVVPLRLLVNALTNNRHEQLEISGNRPDELGTLARALVGQTQQLDKAIASLEASQAALEEELAVHQQLQAHYMRGCTYHNALMASNELLYSVKDLSGKHIALNAGLCQLLEQESQAFVGLTNQAIFPEKIAQIEDRQDLRARDNLAMVRYHLQLTILGEIIHFQMCKIPVLDDQGEMTAIITLAIKLS, via the coding sequence ATGACCATGCCCCATCAATCTTTTAAACGTTTTTGGCAACAAAATATCGCGGTAAAACTCACTGCCATTCAAGCCTTGGTAGCCCTTTTTATTATTGCAACCACGCTATGGGTGCTGCTTGGCATTGCCCAAAATAATCAGAACAACCAACTGGAACGCCAAAACCTGCAACTTGGGCACCTAGTCGTCAGTGAACTCAATTCTGTCACCTTTCAAATTTCAGCCTTAGTGCAAATGATGGCGACCACGGCTGAAATTTATCAACAGCAGCCGCAAACCTTAGCGATTTCTGTTCCCGCGTTGCTATCGATGGAAAGTCAGCAAACCTTAATCGTGGGCGGCGGTATTTGGCCTGCACAACGCAGTGAAAATAATAACAGTTTGTTTTTTGCGCGTAACAGCGCCAATAAACTCCTAATAAATAATGATTATAATCAGAAAAATGCTAAAGATTATCGCCAAGAACCTTGGTATTTAGCCGCCAGTTTGCTGCCAAGAGGCAAGGTCTATTGGTCACAGTCTTACCTTGACCCTCATACCTTAGAGCCTATGGTGACCGCGAGCGCACCTATTTGGTCACATCATCAGTTACTTGGAGTCGCCAGCGTTGATTTAAGTTTACAAGGACTGTCTAAATACCTTAATCAGCAGCTTAAGCATCAATCTGGCTATGTGTTAATCGCTGATAATTTTCAACATATACTCGCAAAACCGTTGGGATTAACTGAATTAGCTAAGCAAGCCACCAATCTGACTGAACTCAGTCAGGCCTTGCCACAATATCAGTCATTATTAAATCGCATTAACCACGTGCATACTCGTTTAATGGCCGCCACTATCCCGCTGGATGATCAAGCATTATTCGACAAAACCTTTAAGCATTTTCCTGCTGAACAAAGGCAAATACTAAGTCATCGCTTGGCGTGGCATTTAAACGCAACGGCGCCAAGCTCTCTGCCTTTAGCGCAATTTGAGCAAGATGACCCTTTATTTAATGATAAGAGCAATGTCAGCATTCTGATGATGCCTAATACCTATTGGCAAGTCATCACCTTTACCCCAAATTCGCTACTTGCCGGCAATGCGCGGCATATTGTTGATCAAGTAGGTATTTATTTAATCCTCATTCAGATTATTGCGCTTATCTCTCTGTTTGTGGCGCTCAATAAAGTCTTAGTGGTGCCACTACGATTACTGGTTAATGCGTTAACCAATAACCGCCATGAGCAATTAGAAATAAGCGGTAATCGCCCCGATGAATTAGGCACCTTGGCGCGCGCTTTAGTCGGTCAAACTCAGCAACTGGATAAAGCCATAGCTAGCCTCGAAGCCAGCCAAGCGGCATTAGAAGAGGAATTGGCCGTCCACCAGCAACTGCAAGCCCATTATATGCGCGGCTGCACTTATCATAATGCCCTGATGGCATCAAATGAATTACTGTATTCAGTGAAAGACTTAAGCGGTAAACATATTGCTTTGAATGCGGGGTTATGCCAGTTACTAGAGCAAGAATCGCAAGCATTCGTGGGATTAACCAACCAAGCAATATTCCCAGAAAAAATAGCGCAGATTGAAGATAGACAAGATTTACGGGCCAGAGACAACCTAGCTATGGTGCGCTACCACTTGCAACTCACCATCTTAGGAGAAATCATTCATTTTCAAATGTGTAAAATCCCAGTATTGGATGACCAAGGTGAAATGACAGCCATCATCACCTTGGCCATAAAGCTCAGTTAA
- the pheS gene encoding phenylalanine--tRNA ligase subunit alpha yields the protein MQQLTEIVEQAIATIDATNDLKALDEIRVDYLGKKGKITDMMKLMGTLSAEEKPLFGQKVNLAKQQVQQALSQKLESLKSAELETKLAAELIDVTLPGRTLVNGGLHPVTRTIERIESFFGELGFSVKQGPEIEDDFHNFDALNISEHHPARADHDTFYFNPKLMLRTQTSGVQIRTMENEQPPLRIISPGRVYRNDYDMTHTPMFHQVEGLLVDEHVNFAELKGILHDFLRNFFEQDLEVRFRPSYFPFTEPSAEVDVKGQNGWLEVLGCGMVHPNVLRSVGIDPEKYSGFAFGMGVERLAMLRYGVNDLRAFFENDLRFLKQFK from the coding sequence ATGCAGCAGTTAACCGAGATCGTAGAACAGGCTATCGCCACGATCGACGCCACCAATGACCTTAAGGCATTGGATGAAATTCGCGTCGATTATCTAGGTAAGAAAGGCAAAATTACCGACATGATGAAGCTCATGGGCACCTTGAGCGCAGAAGAGAAGCCTCTGTTCGGTCAAAAAGTCAACTTGGCGAAGCAGCAAGTGCAGCAGGCATTAAGCCAAAAGTTAGAGAGTTTAAAATCGGCTGAGTTAGAAACTAAATTAGCCGCTGAACTCATCGATGTTACCTTGCCAGGTCGTACCTTAGTCAATGGTGGATTACACCCAGTGACTCGTACGATTGAACGCATTGAAAGCTTTTTCGGTGAGTTAGGCTTTAGCGTTAAGCAAGGCCCAGAAATCGAAGATGATTTTCATAACTTCGACGCCTTGAATATTTCAGAGCATCACCCAGCGCGCGCTGATCACGACACCTTCTACTTTAATCCTAAGTTGATGTTGCGTACGCAAACATCGGGCGTGCAAATTCGCACCATGGAAAATGAGCAGCCACCACTGCGTATCATTTCTCCTGGCCGGGTTTATCGTAACGATTACGATATGACTCACACCCCAATGTTCCACCAAGTTGAAGGCTTGTTGGTTGATGAACATGTGAACTTTGCTGAATTGAAAGGCATTCTTCACGATTTTCTGCGTAACTTCTTCGAGCAAGATTTAGAAGTACGTTTCCGTCCATCTTACTTTCCATTCACTGAGCCTTCGGCAGAAGTGGATGTTAAAGGTCAGAATGGTTGGTTAGAAGTATTAGGTTGCGGCATGGTGCACCCTAATGTTTTACGAAGTGTAGGCATTGACCCTGAAAAATATTCTGGGTTTGCATTTGGTATGGGCGTTGAGCGTTTAGCCATGTTGCGTTATGGCGTAAACGATTTACGTGCCTTCTTTGAAAATGACCTGCGTTTCCTGAAACAGTTTAAATAA
- the pheT gene encoding phenylalanine--tRNA ligase subunit beta, whose translation MKFSESWLREWVNPAISRDELSHQITMAGLEVDGIDPVAADFSGVVIGEVVECAQHPDADKLRVTKINVGGDELLDIVCGAANCRLGLRVVVAMVGAVLPGDFKIKKAKLRGQPSHGMLCSFGELGINIESDGIIELPQDAPLGTDVRDYLHLNDAIIEVDLTANRADCLGMAGLAREVAVLNRIEAIEPKWDSVVASTDVAVNVNVAEPQACPRYLARVINNINVKAATPLWMQEKLRRSGIRSIDPIVDITNFVLVEFGQPMHAFDFAKLDGDINVRLGNGEERLTLLDGSEITVPNDTLVICDSQKPVALAGVFGGQDTGVSDTTTDIVLECAFFAPLAIMGKSRRLGLHTDSSHRFERGVDPELQHKAMDRASRLILDICGGEAGPVVEVVNEQFLPKPVTLLLRRSKLDKVLGHVIADADVTTILTMLGFTVSQQGSDWSVTTATYRFDMAIEEDLIEEVARIYGYNNIPNIAPVAALRMTDHNEADISLRKVRGVLTARGYQEAITYSFVDPKQQNILHPNEAAMTLPNPISVEMSAMRLSMFTGLLDAVGYNQARQQSRVRLFETGLRFVPDETAESGVRQQAMLGAVITGTLADEHWDMATKAVDFFDIKGDLEAIIGLTAADSEFTFKKASHSALHPGQCAEILRNDQVIGVIGAVHPSHEKAFGLNGKTLVFEVQLDALLHANLPLAQAVSKFPANRRDIALVVDEAVCAGDVVKMIRKVGENQLVGINLFDVYRGKGVEPGKKSLAIALTLQDNARTLEEKEIAEMVDSVVSALKTEFNASLRD comes from the coding sequence ATGAAATTTAGCGAATCTTGGCTTCGTGAATGGGTGAATCCTGCGATTAGTCGTGACGAATTATCCCATCAAATTACTATGGCTGGTCTTGAGGTTGATGGTATCGACCCAGTAGCTGCTGATTTTAGCGGTGTAGTCATAGGTGAAGTGGTTGAATGCGCTCAGCATCCTGATGCTGATAAATTACGCGTTACCAAAATCAATGTTGGCGGTGATGAATTATTAGACATAGTTTGCGGCGCCGCTAACTGTCGTCTTGGCCTTCGCGTAGTTGTGGCTATGGTTGGCGCAGTATTACCTGGCGATTTCAAAATTAAGAAAGCCAAACTGCGTGGCCAACCGTCACACGGCATGCTGTGCTCTTTTGGTGAGTTAGGTATTAACATCGAAAGCGATGGTATTATCGAATTGCCACAAGATGCGCCACTTGGCACTGATGTGCGTGATTATCTGCACTTAAACGATGCGATTATCGAAGTGGATTTAACGGCTAACCGCGCCGATTGCTTAGGCATGGCAGGTTTAGCCCGTGAAGTTGCTGTGTTAAATCGTATTGAAGCGATTGAACCTAAGTGGGATAGCGTCGTTGCCAGCACAGATGTTGCTGTTAACGTCAATGTGGCTGAGCCACAAGCGTGTCCGCGTTACTTAGCTCGCGTTATCAACAACATCAATGTAAAAGCGGCCACGCCATTATGGATGCAGGAAAAACTGCGTCGCAGCGGTATTCGCAGCATAGATCCTATCGTTGATATCACTAACTTTGTTCTGGTTGAGTTCGGCCAGCCAATGCACGCTTTTGATTTCGCTAAGCTTGACGGTGACATTAATGTTCGTCTTGGCAATGGTGAAGAGCGTCTGACTTTATTAGATGGCAGTGAAATCACTGTTCCTAACGATACCTTAGTGATTTGTGATAGCCAAAAGCCAGTGGCACTTGCCGGTGTGTTTGGCGGTCAAGACACAGGTGTGAGCGACACGACGACGGATATCGTCCTAGAATGCGCTTTCTTCGCGCCTCTAGCCATCATGGGTAAATCGCGTCGTTTAGGCTTACATACGGATTCTTCACATCGCTTTGAACGTGGTGTCGACCCTGAACTGCAACACAAGGCCATGGATAGAGCAAGCCGCTTAATCCTTGATATTTGTGGCGGTGAAGCCGGTCCCGTGGTTGAAGTCGTTAATGAACAATTCTTACCTAAGCCAGTTACCTTATTGCTGCGTCGCAGCAAGTTAGACAAGGTGTTAGGTCATGTGATTGCTGATGCCGATGTCACCACTATCTTAACCATGCTGGGCTTTACTGTGAGTCAGCAGGGCAGCGATTGGTCGGTGACGACTGCGACTTATCGTTTTGATATGGCGATTGAAGAAGACTTAATCGAAGAAGTTGCACGTATCTACGGTTACAACAATATCCCGAACATTGCCCCTGTTGCTGCGCTGCGCATGACAGATCACAATGAAGCGGATATTAGCTTACGTAAAGTTCGTGGTGTATTAACGGCGCGCGGTTATCAAGAAGCCATTACTTATAGCTTCGTTGATCCAAAGCAGCAGAATATTCTGCACCCGAATGAAGCTGCCATGACACTGCCAAATCCAATATCAGTGGAAATGTCAGCCATGCGTCTGTCAATGTTCACTGGATTATTAGACGCAGTCGGTTATAACCAAGCTCGCCAGCAATCACGTGTGCGCTTGTTTGAAACCGGTTTACGCTTTGTTCCTGATGAAACTGCCGAATCCGGTGTTCGCCAGCAAGCCATGTTAGGCGCTGTCATCACTGGTACTTTGGCCGATGAACATTGGGACATGGCTACCAAAGCAGTTGATTTCTTCGACATTAAAGGTGACTTAGAAGCCATTATCGGCTTGACAGCCGCTGATTCAGAATTTACGTTTAAAAAAGCGTCACACAGCGCACTGCACCCAGGGCAATGTGCTGAAATTCTGAGGAATGATCAAGTGATCGGCGTAATAGGCGCCGTGCATCCTAGCCATGAAAAGGCTTTTGGCCTGAATGGTAAGACCTTAGTGTTTGAGGTGCAGTTAGACGCCTTATTACATGCTAATTTGCCGCTAGCTCAGGCTGTATCTAAGTTTCCTGCTAACCGTCGTGATATAGCTCTCGTAGTTGATGAAGCTGTCTGCGCCGGCGATGTAGTAAAAATGATAAGAAAAGTTGGCGAAAATCAGTTGGTTGGAATAAACTTGTTTGACGTATACCGAGGTAAGGGTGTTGAGCCAGGCAAAAAGAGCTTAGCTATCGCACTTACCTTACAAGACAACGCTCGTACACTTGAAGAGAAAGAGATCGCCGAAATGGTAGATTCTGTTGTTTCTGCGCTCAAGACCGAGTTCAACGCATCGTTGAGGGATTAA
- a CDS encoding integration host factor subunit alpha, with protein sequence MALTKAEMAEHLFETLGMNKRVAKEMVESFFEEIRGALENGEQVKLSGFGNFDLREKNERPGRNPKTGEDIPISARRVVTFRPGQKLKSRVELSDIQKSK encoded by the coding sequence ATGGCACTTACCAAAGCCGAAATGGCAGAACATCTTTTCGAGACTCTTGGCATGAATAAGAGAGTGGCGAAAGAGATGGTTGAGTCGTTTTTCGAGGAAATCCGTGGTGCTCTCGAAAATGGTGAACAGGTCAAGTTATCCGGCTTTGGCAACTTTGACCTCAGGGAAAAGAATGAAAGACCGGGACGGAACCCGAAAACTGGTGAAGATATCCCAATTTCTGCTCGCAGAGTGGTGACTTTCCGTCCAGGCCAAAAATTAAAAAGCCGTGTAGAACTTTCTGATATTCAGAAGTCTAAATAA